Proteins co-encoded in one Thamnophis elegans isolate rThaEle1 chromosome 1, rThaEle1.pri, whole genome shotgun sequence genomic window:
- the LRRC74A gene encoding leucine-rich repeat-containing protein 74A yields MDFLQFLEEEEEEGSERSESSTYPETLSTADASEVAEEKREDSSDTDLSIEDAERSFTTVKGPDLYREACKLVGVIPVSYFSRNMEESVMNLNHHGLGPKGTKAIAIALVSNTTITQLELEDNWILAEGTTYLVQMLRENCYIQEMNISHNHLNKDGAEAICRMFYHNISNIRSIRLAGNDFRDEAAPYFSESLIANYRVIELDLSYNEFSEKAGELFGQVLVNNESLEILNLSWNHLRLKGATALSNSLKVNGTLKILNLSWNGFGNDGAFALGEALKVNITLAELDISNNHISNDGAIKLSKGLEMNGSLRILKMSQNLLTVEGAIALLMSVRKNPKSRMEEINISNVLVNEGFIRLLDHVCEVRPELDIIYGGIGGHVVRKTEHQIDAMKLIQVYLDINKLKPWDFFKSMDKYGDMKIPVAEFRRAMMLQSKIPLKRLQVVDLVRKLDPNRTGYVDYSHYRVEEPVKKPKKNGDEEEEEEDDEAEK; encoded by the exons ATGGACTTTTTACAGtttttggaagaggaggaggaggaag GTAGTGAGAGATCAGAAAGCAGCACATATCCGGAGACATTGTCAACTGCTGATGCCTCTGAGGtagcagaagagaagagggaagacaGTTCCGACACAGACCTTTCAATTGAAG ATGCTGAGCGCTCATTTACAACTGTAAAGGGTCCAGACCTGTATAGAGAGGCATGCAAGCTGGTGGGAGTGATTCCTGTGTCATACTTCAGCCGGAACATGGAAGAGTCTGTTATGAATCTCAACCATCATGGTCTTGGACCAAAGGGAACCAAGGCCATTGCTATTGCTCTGGTT TCCAACACAACCATCACTCAACTGGAGCTAGAGGATAACTGGATTCTGGCTGAAGGAACTACATACTTAGTACAGATGTTGCGAGAGAACTGCTACATCCAAGAGATG aatATTTCCCATAATCACCTCAACAAAGATGGAGCTGAAGCAATCTGCAGAATGTTTTACCACAATATTTCTAACATCCGGTCCATTCGACTTGCAG gAAATGATTTTAGAGATGAGGCAGCGCCTTATTTTTCTGAATCCTTAATT GCTAATTACAGAGTGATAGAGCTGGACCTCAGTTACAATGAGTTTTCCGAGAAAGCTGGAGAGCTATTTGGACAGGTGCTGG TCAACAATGAATCACTGGAGATTCTGAATCTGAGCTGGAATCATCTGCGGCTGAAGGGTGCTACGGCCCTGAGTAATAGTCTCAAG GTTAATGGAACATTGAAGATACTGAACCTTTCCTGGAATGGCTTTGGAAATGACGGTGCCTTTGCCCTTGGAGAAGCTCTGAAAGTCAACATTACGCTTGCTGAATTGGATATCAGCAACAACCATATCAGCAATGACGGGGCAATAAAGCTAAGCAAAGGATTAGAAATGAATGGGAGCCTTAGAATCCTAAAG ATGTCCCAGAATCTCCTCACAGTAGAAGGCGCTATTGCTCTTCTCATGTCAGTCAGGAAGAATCCAAAATCCAGAATGGAAGAAATCAACATCTCA AATGTGCTTGTAAATGAAGGCTTCATCCGGCTGTTAGATCATGTCTGTGAAGTACGTCCTGAACTAGATATCATCTATGGAGGAATTGGAGGTCATGTTGTGCGGAAAACCGAGCATCAGATAGATGCTATGAAGCTGATTCAG GTCTATTTAGATATCAACAAACTAAAGCCTTGGGACTTTTTTAAGAGTATGGATAAATATGGTGATATGAAAATTCCCGTGGCAGAGTTTCGGAGAGCCATGATGCTG CAATCAAAGATCCCCCTGAAACGGCTGCAAGTTGTAGACCTGGTGCGCAAATTAGACCCTAACAGAACAGGCTACGTGGACTACAG TCACTATAGAGTTGAGGAGCCGGTCAAGAAACCCAAGAAAAATGgcgatgaagaggaggaggaagaggatgatgaAGCTGAAAAATAG